One Mycolicibacterium sarraceniae genomic window carries:
- a CDS encoding DUF1906 domain-containing protein, with protein sequence MCMTRRDVLKLAAVTPAALGLGTWASALAPPTATAEPLGVLLDYAAGVISASDLRASGALGAIRYVSDRRPGGEWMLGKPIQLTEARDLYQAGLKIVSNYQFGKADSADWLGGQEAGVMHAKRGWALHTAAGGPVGAPIYVSIDDNPSLDQYKAQIVPYLRAWESVIGHPRVGVYGNSKVIDWALQDGIGSWFWQHNWGSPKGYTHPAAHLHQVEIDAREVAGVGVDLNNIMKPQFGQWD encoded by the coding sequence GTGTGTATGACGCGCCGCGACGTGCTGAAGTTGGCCGCCGTGACTCCGGCCGCGTTGGGTCTGGGGACGTGGGCGTCGGCGCTGGCCCCGCCGACCGCGACCGCCGAACCGCTCGGCGTGCTCCTCGACTATGCCGCCGGTGTGATCAGCGCCAGCGACCTTCGGGCATCCGGCGCACTTGGCGCTATCCGGTACGTCTCTGACCGTCGCCCCGGCGGAGAGTGGATGCTGGGAAAGCCGATTCAGCTGACCGAGGCTCGCGATCTCTATCAGGCCGGTCTCAAGATCGTGTCCAACTACCAGTTCGGCAAGGCGGACAGCGCCGACTGGCTCGGCGGGCAAGAGGCCGGCGTGATGCACGCCAAGCGGGGCTGGGCGCTGCACACCGCCGCCGGTGGTCCGGTCGGGGCTCCGATCTATGTGTCGATCGATGACAATCCCAGCTTGGATCAGTACAAAGCGCAGATCGTGCCGTATCTGCGCGCTTGGGAATCGGTGATTGGACACCCGCGGGTGGGCGTGTACGGAAACTCCAAGGTCATCGACTGGGCGCTGCAGGACGGCATCGGATCCTGGTTCTGGCAGCACAACTGGGGCTCGCCGAAGGGCTACACCCATCCCGCCGCGCACCTGCACCAGGTGGAGATCGACGCGCGCGAGGTCGCCGGCGTCGGGGTGGACCTGAACAACATCATGAAGCCCCAATTCGGGCAGTGGGACTGA
- a CDS encoding MFS transporter encodes MRAWMVWSTGALAYIVAVLDRTTLGVSGLDAAKRFSASPGVLSTFVVLQVIVYAAAQIPAGLLLDRFGSKKMILSGAALMMAGQLALAFTVSLPMAIGARAVVGLGDAFTFISVLRLVPHWFTPRQIPLVTQLTGISGQLGQVLSAVPFLSLLIGSGWTRAYTTVAAFGVLSMVLTLLLVKNTPPGVTVHDPAISLRETLASVKTIWMRPGTRLGFFTHMGTQFSVTVFALMWGVPYLTVAQNLSRAQAGTLLTISVVAAIAFGILIGMVTGRHPHRRSWIVLGVVISNALVWTVVLALPHAAPHWLLVVLIVVISFGGPGSMVGFDFARTFNPRSTLGTAQGAVNMGGFLASLLVMQAMGMIIGAAGGYSFDSFRLAWCVQYVVWALAIAGILITRRKALRTIGDIEESRYLLEWFSDAQVAPTSRKGR; translated from the coding sequence GTGCGGGCCTGGATGGTGTGGTCGACGGGAGCGTTGGCCTACATCGTCGCCGTTCTGGACCGGACCACCCTCGGCGTCTCCGGACTGGACGCCGCTAAGCGGTTCTCGGCCAGCCCTGGCGTGCTGTCGACGTTCGTGGTGCTGCAGGTGATCGTCTACGCGGCCGCGCAGATCCCAGCCGGCCTGCTGTTGGATCGTTTCGGGTCCAAGAAGATGATCCTGTCGGGGGCGGCCCTGATGATGGCCGGCCAGCTGGCGCTGGCGTTCACCGTCTCGCTGCCGATGGCGATCGGCGCCCGCGCGGTGGTGGGGCTTGGTGATGCGTTCACGTTCATCTCGGTGCTGAGGCTGGTCCCCCATTGGTTCACGCCGCGCCAGATCCCGTTGGTGACTCAATTGACCGGCATATCAGGGCAACTCGGCCAGGTACTCTCTGCGGTGCCGTTCCTCTCACTGTTGATCGGCTCGGGGTGGACAAGGGCCTACACGACCGTCGCGGCATTCGGCGTCCTGTCGATGGTGCTGACCCTGTTGCTGGTGAAGAACACCCCGCCCGGCGTCACCGTTCACGACCCAGCGATCAGCCTGCGCGAGACGCTGGCCAGCGTGAAGACGATCTGGATGCGTCCAGGCACCCGGTTGGGATTCTTCACCCACATGGGCACCCAGTTTTCAGTCACGGTGTTCGCGTTGATGTGGGGTGTCCCCTATCTGACGGTGGCACAAAATCTTTCGCGTGCCCAGGCGGGCACACTGCTGACGATCTCGGTGGTCGCCGCGATCGCCTTCGGGATCTTGATCGGTATGGTCACCGGCCGGCACCCGCACCGGCGTTCCTGGATCGTGCTGGGCGTCGTGATCAGCAATGCCCTGGTGTGGACGGTTGTGCTCGCGCTGCCGCACGCGGCGCCGCACTGGCTGTTGGTCGTTTTAATCGTCGTCATCTCGTTCGGCGGGCCGGGATCGATGGTCGGCTTCGACTTCGCCCGCACCTTCAACCCTCGGTCCACGCTGGGCACCGCGCAGGGCGCGGTGAACATGGGCGGCTTCCTGGCGTCACTGCTGGTCATGCAGGCCATGGGCATGATCATCGGCGCGGCCGGCGGCTATTCGTTCGACTCGTTCCGGCTGGCGTGGTGCGTGCAGTACGTGGTGTGGGCGCTGGCTATCGCCGGCATCCTGATCACCCGTAGGAAAGCGCTCCGCACCATCGGGGACATCGAGGAAAGCCGCTACCTGCTGGAGTGGTTCAGCGATGCCCAGGTGGCACCGACATCCCGAAAGGGTCGCTAA
- the dosR gene encoding hypoxia response regulator transcription factor DosR/DevR gives MVKVFLVDDHEVVRRGLIDLLSTDPELEVIGEAGSVAHALAQIPALQPDVAVLDVRLPDGNGIELCRELLSKMPDLRCLMLTSFTSDEAMLDAILAGASGYVVKDIKGMELAQAIKDVGAGRSLLDNRAAAALMAKLRGAAERSDPLSGLTEQERVLLGLLGEGLTNKQIAARMFLAEKTVKNYVSRLLAKLGMERRTQAAVFISKLDQNHRSED, from the coding sequence ATGGTCAAGGTCTTTCTGGTCGACGACCACGAAGTCGTTCGCCGCGGACTGATCGATTTGCTGTCTACCGATCCCGAGCTCGAGGTGATCGGCGAGGCTGGCTCCGTTGCCCATGCGCTGGCACAGATCCCGGCGCTGCAACCCGATGTCGCGGTGCTCGACGTCCGGTTGCCCGACGGCAATGGCATCGAGTTATGCCGCGAACTGCTCTCCAAAATGCCGGACCTGCGGTGCCTGATGCTGACGTCGTTCACCTCCGATGAGGCGATGCTGGACGCCATCCTGGCCGGCGCAAGCGGTTACGTGGTCAAGGACATCAAGGGAATGGAATTAGCGCAGGCCATCAAAGACGTCGGCGCCGGTCGTTCGCTGTTGGACAATCGGGCGGCGGCGGCGCTGATGGCCAAGCTCCGCGGTGCCGCGGAGCGGTCCGATCCTCTGTCGGGTCTGACCGAGCAAGAGCGGGTGCTGCTGGGCCTGCTTGGCGAGGGTCTGACAAACAAGCAAATCGCCGCGCGCATGTTTCTGGCCGAGAAGACGGTAAAAAACTACGTGTCTCGATTACTGGCAAAGCTTGGTATGGAGCGAAGGACCCAAGCCGCAGTGTTCATCTCCAAGCTCGACCAGAATCATCGATCCGAAGACTGA
- a CDS encoding universal stress protein, which produces MSTAATKYDVLVGVDGSPESKVAVDWAARTAALRGLSVRLVHVLNPPAVTMFAEVPTPPDYLHWQEDSGREILDSAAEILVAATTGHPVEVSTDMISGPAVPTLVSLSKDAQLVVVGCRGRGALARALLGSVSTGLVHHAHCSVAIIHDQDPLMVNPAGAPVVVGVDGSPFSQRALAVAFEQASFRGVDLVAVHAWSDTGVFDVPGVDWSAMQTLGEQTLAEQLSGWRERYPDVVVQRLVVADRAAHQLIEQSESAQLVVVGSHGRGGFAGMLLGSVSTAVVHGVRMPVIVAR; this is translated from the coding sequence ATGTCAACTGCTGCAACTAAATACGATGTCCTGGTTGGCGTCGACGGTTCTCCGGAGTCCAAGGTCGCCGTCGACTGGGCGGCGCGTACCGCGGCGTTACGCGGGCTGTCGGTGCGGTTGGTGCACGTTCTCAATCCGCCCGCGGTGACGATGTTCGCCGAGGTGCCCACACCGCCGGATTACCTTCATTGGCAAGAGGATTCGGGTCGAGAGATCCTGGACTCCGCAGCCGAGATCCTCGTGGCAGCGACCACTGGCCATCCGGTGGAGGTGAGCACCGACATGATCTCGGGGCCTGCGGTGCCGACCCTGGTCAGTCTGTCCAAGGATGCCCAGCTGGTAGTGGTGGGTTGCCGCGGTCGCGGGGCCCTCGCCCGTGCACTGCTCGGGTCGGTCAGCACCGGGCTGGTGCATCACGCGCACTGCTCGGTGGCGATCATCCACGACCAGGACCCGTTGATGGTGAACCCCGCAGGCGCCCCGGTGGTGGTGGGCGTCGACGGCTCGCCATTCTCGCAGCGGGCCCTGGCGGTCGCCTTCGAGCAGGCGTCGTTCCGTGGGGTGGACTTGGTGGCGGTGCACGCGTGGAGCGATACCGGAGTCTTCGACGTTCCAGGTGTCGACTGGTCGGCGATGCAAACCCTGGGTGAACAGACGCTCGCCGAGCAGTTATCCGGTTGGCGGGAGCGCTATCCCGATGTCGTGGTGCAGCGGCTGGTTGTCGCTGACCGCGCCGCGCATCAGCTCATCGAACAGTCGGAGTCGGCTCAGCTGGTGGTGGTCGGCAGTCATGGCCGCGGCGGCTTCGCCGGAATGCTGCTGGGTTCGGTGAGCACAGCGGTGGTGCACGGCGTGCGGATGCCGGTGATAGTGGCTCGGTAA
- a CDS encoding Acg family FMN-binding oxidoreductase — MSVQFPDPDTVRAVLTLATQAPSVHNSQPWRWRVGPHSLHLYADPSRHLPNTDPDRRDLLVSCGAALHHGAVALAALGWQPKIGRFPDAADRDHLAAIEVHPQPAGELDIALAAAIARRRTDRRNYSSWPVPGGDIALMGARAARAGVMLRQIDLLPHLSEIIAQSVWRHATDSGYLSELSAWSGRHGAVAGVPARNTPVFDPHAAVPARVFAGPALAQPAKTPPADDNAVLIALGTDTDDDMARLRAGEATSLVLLSATAMGLATCPVTEPLEIAETREAVRADVFGTSGYPQMMLRVGWAAVNANPLPATPRRPLSEVFELEETCNVNCCN; from the coding sequence ATGAGTGTGCAGTTTCCCGACCCTGACACGGTTCGGGCCGTCTTGACCCTGGCGACTCAAGCGCCTTCGGTGCACAATTCGCAGCCCTGGCGCTGGCGGGTCGGGCCGCACAGCCTGCACCTGTACGCCGACCCCAGCCGGCATCTGCCCAATACCGATCCAGACCGTCGCGACCTGTTGGTGAGCTGTGGTGCTGCTCTTCATCACGGCGCGGTGGCGTTGGCCGCACTGGGCTGGCAACCCAAGATCGGCCGCTTCCCCGATGCCGCCGACCGCGACCATCTGGCAGCGATCGAGGTGCACCCGCAGCCTGCCGGCGAGCTCGACATCGCGCTGGCGGCCGCGATCGCCCGGCGACGCACGGACCGGCGCAACTACAGTTCGTGGCCGGTGCCCGGCGGGGACATCGCGCTGATGGGTGCCCGCGCGGCCCGCGCCGGGGTGATGCTGCGCCAAATCGACTTGTTGCCGCACCTGAGCGAGATCATTGCGCAGTCGGTCTGGCGACACGCCACCGACTCCGGCTATCTCAGCGAACTTAGCGCCTGGAGCGGCCGGCATGGGGCGGTCGCCGGGGTGCCCGCGCGCAATACGCCGGTCTTCGATCCGCACGCGGCGGTCCCGGCGCGGGTGTTCGCTGGCCCGGCGCTGGCGCAGCCCGCGAAGACCCCGCCCGCCGATGACAACGCCGTCCTGATTGCGCTGGGCACCGACACCGATGACGATATGGCGCGGCTACGTGCCGGGGAGGCAACGAGTTTGGTATTGCTGTCGGCGACGGCGATGGGGTTGGCGACCTGCCCGGTGACCGAGCCGCTCGAGATCGCCGAAACCCGGGAAGCGGTGCGCGCCGATGTCTTCGGGACCAGTGGCTATCCCCAGATGATGCTGCGGGTGGGCTGGGCGGCGGTGAACGCCAACCCGCTGCCCGCGACGCCGCGTCGCCCGCTGTCCGAGGTGTTCGAACTGGAAGAGACGTGTAATGTCAACTGCTGCAACTAA
- a CDS encoding SDR family NAD(P)-dependent oxidoreductase encodes MSGVIVTGAASGIGRASAEALIADGRRVALWDIAPEVADIAGALGQPHAVIDVCDGVALSSAVDAAATELDGIDGLVHAAGRVIPEPVGAYTSESWDAVLDVNLKAQAMLTQLLLPHLQETARAGTGPAIVGISSIEALTANPFIPAYCASKAGLLGLTRAMAAQLGPEGIRVNAVCPGFIRTPMLQIAIDIDEVRQGFEAAAPIGRLGNPEEVAAAVAFLMSPKASFITGSHLVVDGGVTSRHP; translated from the coding sequence ATGAGCGGTGTCATCGTCACCGGAGCGGCATCGGGAATCGGTCGGGCGTCCGCTGAAGCGTTGATCGCCGACGGGCGCCGCGTCGCGCTCTGGGATATCGCGCCCGAGGTCGCCGACATCGCCGGGGCTCTCGGTCAACCGCACGCGGTGATCGACGTCTGCGACGGGGTCGCGCTGAGCTCAGCCGTCGATGCCGCCGCCACGGAGCTCGACGGAATCGACGGATTGGTGCACGCCGCCGGGCGCGTGATCCCAGAACCGGTCGGGGCCTACACCTCGGAATCGTGGGACGCCGTTCTCGACGTCAACCTCAAGGCCCAGGCGATGCTGACACAGCTGCTCCTTCCGCACCTGCAGGAGACCGCGCGCGCCGGCACCGGACCTGCCATCGTCGGGATCTCCAGCATTGAGGCGCTGACCGCCAACCCGTTCATCCCCGCCTACTGCGCCTCCAAGGCCGGCCTGCTGGGACTGACCCGCGCGATGGCGGCCCAGCTGGGTCCTGAAGGCATCCGGGTCAATGCGGTGTGCCCCGGGTTCATCCGCACCCCGATGCTGCAGATCGCGATCGATATCGACGAGGTGCGTCAGGGTTTTGAAGCCGCCGCCCCGATCGGCCGGCTGGGCAATCCCGAGGAAGTCGCCGCGGCGGTCGCATTCCTGATGTCGCCCAAGGCGTCGTTCATCACCGGTTCGCACCTGGTCGTCGACGGTGGAGTGACCAGCCGGCATCCCTGA
- a CDS encoding (2Fe-2S)-binding protein — translation MFVCLCNGVTSQVVADAVEAGATTTKEVASVCGAGAECGRCRRTVRAIIDSSFVGPGRLA, via the coding sequence ATGTTCGTCTGTCTGTGCAACGGTGTGACGAGCCAGGTGGTCGCCGACGCCGTCGAGGCGGGTGCGACCACCACCAAAGAGGTGGCCAGCGTCTGCGGTGCCGGGGCGGAATGCGGCCGTTGTCGGCGTACGGTGCGAGCCATCATCGATTCGAGCTTCGTGGGGCCCGGCCGGCTGGCGTGA
- a CDS encoding fatty-acid--CoA ligase: MDYRVPDQSRVWPVLQRSRPALVDLGAHYVLVYASTWDPGRVMVTISLRSKEPILDVLRSRVFLNWFDAVGLDDIPAIFAGETVDKVTLVEPPEGTTPGVIVGAIAAIEDVPALIDSVHNGLPRFEAAGVRAVRIFQAFDDEHELLILQELDDEADAIAWVDHPDVAAEWMGRTGIGAYPSVFVGRLQHIMRLDESA, encoded by the coding sequence ATGGACTACCGGGTTCCGGACCAGAGCCGGGTGTGGCCCGTCCTTCAGCGCAGCAGGCCCGCGCTCGTCGACCTCGGTGCGCATTACGTCCTCGTCTACGCCTCGACCTGGGACCCGGGCCGGGTGATGGTGACGATCTCGTTGCGCAGCAAGGAACCGATCCTCGATGTGCTGCGCTCGCGGGTGTTCCTGAACTGGTTCGACGCTGTGGGGCTCGATGACATCCCCGCCATCTTCGCGGGGGAGACGGTGGACAAGGTGACTCTCGTCGAGCCGCCCGAGGGGACCACGCCGGGCGTGATCGTCGGGGCGATTGCCGCGATCGAGGATGTGCCGGCGTTGATCGACAGCGTCCACAACGGGCTGCCACGTTTTGAAGCCGCCGGTGTCCGGGCCGTCCGGATCTTTCAGGCGTTCGACGACGAACATGAGCTGCTGATCCTGCAGGAACTCGACGACGAGGCCGATGCGATTGCCTGGGTGGATCACCCCGATGTCGCGGCGGAATGGATGGGCCGCACTGGAATCGGCGCATACCCGTCGGTATTCGTCGGCCGGTTGCAGCACATCATGCGCTTGGACGAAAGCGCCTGA
- a CDS encoding class I adenylate-forming enzyme family protein yields MSVALLLEMAASDSERVGVVTDDHRLTVGELNSLADGGAGVIAASGAGSVVYVGLGGAMLPLLIFASARAARAFTPLNYRLSGEALAELIERLPEPLIVFDAEYAYVVAGLGTARLESQEFLAAAATAEPAAEFPDPDDVAVVLFTSGTTSRPKAVELTHNNLTSYVTGTVEFASAEPGDAALICVPPYHIAGVGAALSNLYAGRKMVYLRKFDPQAWIRLASAEAVTSATVVPTMLDRIITELETTPTPLPALRTLAYGGSKVALPLVRKALGLLPEVGFVNAYGLTETSSTIAVLTPDDHREAHQAADESARRRLGSVGQPVPGIEVQIRADDGTVLGPEEVGELFVRGDQVSGRYAEIGSVLDPEGWFPTKDVAYLDADGYLFIGGRSDDTIIRGGENIAPAEVEDVLVEHPHVRDVAVVGVEDDEWGQIMVAVVVPVAHITPDPEDLRAHVRTQLRGSRTPDRVVFRHELPTTPTGKVLRRQLADELKSPTPN; encoded by the coding sequence ATGAGCGTGGCACTGTTGTTGGAGATGGCGGCCTCCGACTCCGAACGGGTCGGGGTGGTCACCGACGACCATCGGCTGACAGTGGGCGAGCTCAACAGCTTGGCTGATGGTGGGGCGGGCGTCATCGCCGCCTCCGGTGCCGGCAGTGTCGTCTACGTCGGCCTCGGCGGTGCCATGCTGCCGCTGCTGATCTTCGCCTCCGCCCGCGCCGCTCGCGCCTTCACCCCGCTGAACTACCGGCTTTCCGGTGAGGCGCTGGCCGAATTGATCGAGCGGCTGCCCGAGCCGCTCATCGTTTTCGACGCCGAATATGCGTACGTGGTAGCGGGTTTGGGCACGGCGCGCCTGGAATCGCAGGAGTTCCTGGCCGCCGCCGCGACCGCTGAGCCGGCCGCCGAATTCCCCGACCCCGACGACGTGGCGGTGGTGCTGTTCACCTCGGGTACCACATCGCGGCCCAAAGCCGTTGAACTGACCCACAACAACCTCACCAGCTATGTGACCGGCACGGTGGAGTTCGCCTCCGCCGAGCCGGGGGATGCGGCCTTGATCTGCGTGCCGCCCTACCACATCGCCGGTGTGGGCGCGGCGCTGTCGAATCTGTACGCCGGCCGAAAGATGGTGTACCTGCGCAAGTTCGATCCGCAGGCATGGATCCGGCTGGCATCGGCCGAGGCCGTCACCAGCGCGACCGTGGTGCCCACCATGCTCGACCGCATCATCACCGAACTGGAGACCACCCCGACCCCGCTGCCCGCCCTGCGCACCCTGGCCTACGGCGGCTCCAAAGTCGCGCTGCCCCTGGTCCGTAAGGCACTCGGCTTGCTGCCCGAGGTCGGTTTTGTCAATGCCTATGGCCTGACCGAAACCAGTTCCACCATCGCGGTTCTCACTCCGGACGACCATCGGGAGGCGCATCAGGCCGCCGACGAGTCCGCCCGCAGGCGGCTCGGCTCGGTCGGCCAGCCCGTGCCGGGCATCGAGGTCCAGATCCGCGCCGACGACGGCACGGTGCTGGGCCCCGAGGAGGTCGGCGAGCTGTTTGTCCGCGGTGACCAGGTCTCGGGCCGCTATGCCGAGATCGGCTCGGTGCTCGACCCCGAAGGCTGGTTCCCGACCAAGGATGTCGCCTACCTGGATGCCGACGGGTATCTGTTCATCGGTGGACGTTCCGATGACACGATCATCCGTGGCGGCGAGAACATCGCCCCGGCCGAGGTCGAGGACGTGCTCGTCGAACACCCGCACGTCCGCGACGTTGCCGTCGTCGGCGTGGAGGACGATGAATGGGGCCAGATCATGGTCGCCGTCGTCGTGCCCGTCGCGCATATCACCCCGGACCCGGAAGACCTGCGTGCGCACGTGCGCACCCAGCTGCGCGGTTCACGTACGCCCGACCGGGTGGTGTTCCGCCACGAACTGCCCACCACGCCGACCGGCAAGGTGCTGCGCCGCCAATTGGCTGACGAGCTCAAGTCGCCGACGCCCAACTAG
- a CDS encoding FadD3 family acyl-CoA ligase has product MVLSAADRFGDSEAVVDGPLRLTFAEVARRVRCAAGAFADLGVANGDRVAIWAPNSAHWMVAAFGVLTAGGIVVPVSTRYKQAEAADIITRSGAKAVLIEKGFLGQDFVTPPGVPAIDLKSGFLEAGHPFERAISGTDTADIIYTSGTTGRPKGVMMNHLQNLRMYAEWCDLADLRRGDRYLVVNPFFHTFGYKAGCLASFIRGATMLPVPVFDVDRVVELIAAEKITMLPGPPTLYHSLLGVPDKSKLATLRAGVTGAADIPVELVRRVHEELPFQTLATGYGLTEAGTATLSRPGDSFEDVATTAGLPCDGVEVSIADDAEVLVRGYSVMQGYFDDPAGTAEAIDADGWLHTGDLGTFTESGRLKIVGRKKDMFIVGGFNAYPAEIEGFLMEHPAVAQAAVIGVPDERLGQVGKAFVVLKRDETVSEADLISWSKDRMAGFKAPRVVVFVDALPLNATGKVMKGQLR; this is encoded by the coding sequence ATGGTCTTGAGCGCGGCGGACCGGTTCGGCGACTCAGAAGCAGTCGTCGACGGTCCGCTGCGTCTCACATTCGCCGAGGTCGCGCGGCGAGTGCGCTGTGCGGCAGGCGCATTTGCCGACCTGGGCGTCGCCAACGGCGATCGGGTCGCGATCTGGGCACCCAACTCCGCGCACTGGATGGTGGCGGCGTTCGGTGTGCTCACCGCCGGCGGCATCGTGGTACCGGTCAGCACGCGTTACAAGCAAGCCGAGGCCGCCGATATCATCACCCGCAGCGGAGCCAAGGCGGTGCTGATCGAGAAGGGTTTCCTGGGCCAGGATTTCGTCACCCCGCCCGGGGTTCCCGCGATCGATCTGAAGTCCGGTTTCCTCGAGGCGGGGCACCCGTTCGAACGAGCGATCAGCGGAACCGATACGGCCGACATCATCTACACGTCCGGTACCACCGGCCGGCCCAAGGGCGTGATGATGAACCATCTGCAGAACCTGCGGATGTATGCCGAGTGGTGCGATCTTGCGGACCTGCGCCGCGGTGACCGCTACCTGGTCGTGAACCCTTTCTTCCACACTTTCGGCTACAAGGCCGGTTGCCTCGCCTCGTTCATCCGCGGTGCCACGATGCTGCCGGTACCTGTCTTCGATGTCGACCGCGTCGTCGAGCTGATCGCCGCCGAGAAGATCACCATGCTGCCGGGCCCGCCGACCCTGTACCACTCACTGCTGGGGGTGCCGGACAAGAGCAAGCTGGCCACACTGCGCGCCGGGGTGACCGGCGCTGCCGACATCCCGGTCGAACTCGTGCGACGTGTACACGAAGAACTGCCGTTCCAGACGCTGGCCACCGGCTACGGCCTGACCGAGGCGGGCACGGCCACGCTGTCGCGGCCCGGGGATTCGTTCGAAGATGTCGCCACCACGGCCGGCTTGCCGTGCGACGGAGTCGAGGTGAGCATCGCCGATGACGCCGAGGTATTGGTGCGCGGTTACAGCGTGATGCAGGGCTACTTCGACGATCCGGCTGGCACCGCCGAGGCGATTGATGCCGACGGCTGGCTGCACACCGGCGACTTGGGCACCTTCACCGAGTCCGGGCGACTGAAGATCGTCGGCCGCAAGAAGGACATGTTCATCGTCGGCGGGTTCAACGCCTATCCCGCCGAGATCGAGGGCTTCCTGATGGAGCATCCCGCCGTCGCGCAGGCGGCGGTTATCGGGGTGCCCGACGAACGGCTCGGTCAGGTGGGCAAGGCCTTCGTCGTGCTCAAGCGGGATGAGACTGTGTCGGAAGCGGACCTGATCAGCTGGAGCAAGGACCGGATGGCCGGATTCAAGGCGCCCAGGGTCGTAGTTTTCGTCGACGCGCTGCCGCTCAACGCGACCGGCAAGGTGATGAAGGGCCAGTTGCGCTGA
- a CDS encoding amidohydrolase family protein, which translates to MGQLSHRVDIPFPLFDADNHLYEPPEAMTKYLPKEYKDLVQYVEINGRTKIALRGQISNYIPNPTFSVVAKPGAWEEYFKFGNPEGKSKRELFGEPMRAIPAFFEPGPRLEVMNELGIDRSLMFPTLASLIEERLADDPIAIHVVIHALNQWLDEVWGFNYQNRIFTTPVITLPIVEKAIEELEWCVKRGARAILIRPAPVPGFRGPRSFALPEFDPFWERVVHHDVFVGMHSSDSGYSRYTSEWDGSVTEMLPFQTNAMGILNEWRPIQDAVASWVIHGALFRHPKLKVGIVEAGSKWMFPLLDSMAEVWKKAPEAFLGNPIEEIKNRIYVSPFYEEGIDQLVNLIGVDNVLYGSDWPHPEGLAEPTHYVTALEHLSVDDQAKIMGGNLSRLVTV; encoded by the coding sequence ATGGGCCAGCTGTCGCACCGGGTGGATATCCCATTTCCACTGTTCGACGCGGACAATCACCTCTACGAACCGCCGGAGGCGATGACCAAGTACCTCCCCAAGGAGTACAAAGACCTCGTCCAGTACGTTGAGATCAACGGCCGCACCAAGATTGCGCTGCGGGGCCAGATCAGCAACTACATCCCCAACCCCACCTTCTCGGTGGTCGCCAAGCCTGGCGCGTGGGAGGAATACTTCAAGTTCGGCAACCCCGAGGGCAAGAGCAAGCGTGAGCTGTTCGGCGAGCCGATGCGGGCCATCCCGGCGTTCTTCGAGCCCGGACCGCGCCTCGAGGTGATGAACGAGCTCGGCATCGACCGTTCGCTAATGTTCCCGACGCTGGCCAGCCTGATCGAGGAGCGTCTCGCTGACGATCCGATCGCCATCCACGTCGTCATCCATGCGCTCAACCAATGGCTCGATGAGGTGTGGGGCTTCAACTACCAGAACCGGATCTTCACCACGCCGGTCATCACGCTGCCGATCGTCGAGAAGGCGATCGAGGAACTCGAGTGGTGCGTCAAGCGCGGTGCCCGCGCGATTCTGATCCGGCCCGCCCCGGTGCCCGGGTTCCGCGGTCCACGCTCGTTCGCGCTGCCGGAGTTCGACCCGTTCTGGGAGCGCGTCGTGCACCATGATGTCTTCGTCGGCATGCACTCCTCGGACAGCGGCTACTCCCGCTACACCTCGGAGTGGGACGGTTCGGTGACCGAGATGCTGCCGTTCCAGACGAACGCGATGGGCATCCTCAACGAGTGGCGCCCCATCCAGGATGCGGTGGCGTCCTGGGTCATCCACGGTGCACTGTTCCGTCACCCCAAGCTGAAGGTCGGCATCGTCGAAGCCGGTTCGAAGTGGATGTTCCCGCTGCTGGACTCCATGGCCGAGGTGTGGAAGAAAGCGCCGGAAGCCTTCCTGGGCAACCCGATCGAAGAGATCAAGAACCGCATCTACGTCAGCCCGTTCTACGAAGAGGGCATCGACCAGTTGGTCAACCTTATCGGTGTGGACAACGTGCTCTACGGTTCGGACTGGCCGCACCCGGAGGGTCTGGCCGAGCCAACCCACTATGTGACGGCGCTGGAACATCTTTCGGTGGACGATCAGGCAAAGATTATGGGCGGCAACCTGTCTCGCCTCGTCACGGTGTGA